The following coding sequences are from one Maniola jurtina chromosome 14, ilManJurt1.1, whole genome shotgun sequence window:
- the LOC123871989 gene encoding ras-related protein Rab-40C yields the protein MFATTGMVAAPQQATGQVAQNGSTTLPRSHHQRTGRPPAAPKSYDYLLKVLLVGDSDVGKQEILQDLEDGSADSPFCSGSAYKTTTILLDGKRVKLQLWDASGQGRFCTIIRSYSRGAQGILLVYDITNKWSFDSIDRWLEEVEKHTPGVPKVLVGNRLHLAFKRQVQERDAELYAAKNHMAFFEVSPLCDFNIRESFCELSRMALHRNGMERLWRSNKVLSLQELCCRAIVARTSVYGLERLPLPTTLKSHLKSYAISAAPSRHRARATKLPHHTRLNCTGRNSCNIA from the exons ATGTTCGCCACCACAGGCATGGTAGCAGCACCTCAGCAAGCGACTGGCCAGGTCGCACAGAATGGGAGCACAACTTTGCCAAGATCCCACCATCAGAGAACAG GAAGACCACCAGCAGCTCCTAAGTCATATGACTATCTTCTAAAGGTTTTGCTTGTTGGTGACTCAGATGTTGGCAAGCAGGAGATCTTGCAGGACCTGGAGGATGGCTCCGCTGACTCCCCATTCTGTAGCGGGAGTG CTTACAAAACTACGACGATTCTCTTGGATGGTAAAAGAGTCAAGCTGCAACTTTGGGATGCATCTGGCCAGGGAAGATTCTGCACAATCATACGCTCATATTCGAGAGGAGCACAAGGAATACTGCTAGTATATGACATTACCAATAAATGGTCTTTCGACAGTATTGACAGATGGCTTGAGGAGGTTGAAAAG CATACACCAGGAGTACCAAAGGTTTTAGTCGGTAACCGGCTGCACCTTGCTTTCAAGCGGCAAGTACAAGAGAGGGATGCTGAATTATACGCTGCTAAGAATCACATGGCATTCTTTGAAGTGAGCCCACTGTGTGACTTCAATATACGCGAGAGCTTCTGTGAATTGTCTCGAATGGCGCTACATCGGAATGGCATGGAAAGACTTTGGAGGAGTAACAAAG TCCTCAGCCTTCAGGAGCTATGCTGTCGCGCGATAGTAGCGCGCACGTCGGTGTACGGGCTGGAGAGGCTCCCGCTGCCGACCACGCTCAAGTCGCACCTCAAGTCGTATGCGATCTCCGCCGCGCCGAGCCGCCACCGCGCGCGCGCCACCAAGCTGCCGCACCACACGCGGCTCAACTGCACCGGCCGCAACTCCTGCAATATCGCATAA
- the LOC123871986 gene encoding serine hydroxymethyltransferase isoform X1 yields MNNNVLRACFRDITRRINTHTSQILSSPLQELQATRHPKNIFVVRNFNTTSIMSNAVLNGNLWDTDPELYEIIKKEKQRQASGLEMIASENFTSIPVLQCLSSCLHNKYSEGMPHQRYYGGNEFIDEVEILAQQRSLEAYRLKAEDWGVNVQPYSGSPANFAVYTAVVEPHGRIMGLDLPDGGHLTHGFFTATKKISATSIFFESMPYKVDPQTGLIDYDKLAETARLFKPRLIIAGMSCYSRCLDYKRFRQIADENGAMLLADMAHISGLVAAGVVPSPFEYSDIVTTTTHKTLRGPRAGVIFFRKGVRSVNAKGEKIMYDLENKINQAVFPGLQGGPHNHAIAAIATAMKQATLPEFVDYQRQVIKNAQRLCEGLKSRGYAIATGGTDVHLILVDVRNAGLSGARAERILELCSIACNKNTVPGDKSALNPSGIRLGTPALTSRGLKEADFDRVVDYIDKALKLAQEITKISGPKLVDFNKLIAENADIKAKINSLKEEIENYSRSFTLPGYEKY; encoded by the exons atgaataataacGTACTGAGAGCTTGTTTTCGCGACATAACTCGCAGAATTAACACGCACACTTCGCAAATTTTATCAAGTCCTCTGCAAGAATTGCAAGCAACAAGACACCCTAAA aataTATTTGTAGTAAGAAATTTTAATACAACTTCAATCATGAGTAACGCAGTATTAAATGGAAACTTATGGGACACTGATCCCGAATTATATGAAATAATTAAGAAAGAGAAGCAACGGCAAGCGAGTGGTCTGGAGATGATTGCCTCTGAGAACTTTACATCTATACCAGTTCTCCAGTGCCTTAGCTCATGCTTGCACAATAAATACTCTGAGGGTATGCCACATCAAAG ATATTATGGAGGCAATGAATTTATTGATGAAGTAGAAATATTGGCACAGCAGAGATCACTAGAGGCATACAGACTCAAAGCTGAAGATTGGGGAGTTAATGTCCAGCCATATTCAG GTTCTCCAGCCAATTTCGCAGTGTACACAGCAGTTGTGGAGCCCCACGGTCGCATCATGGGCTTGGACCTGCCTGATGGGGGGCATCTTACACATGGATTCTTCACAGCCACTAAGAAGATATCTGCCACTTCTATCTTCTTTGAGAGTATGCCATACAAG GTGGATCCCCAAACAGGTCTCATAGATTATGACAAGCTAGCAGAAACGGCACGGCTATTTAAGCCGCGTTTAATCATCGCTGGCATGAGCTGCTATTCACGCTGTCTGGACTACAAACGCTTCAGACAGATCGCGGATGAGAACGGAGCTATGTTGTTGGCAGATATGGCGCACATCTCTGGACTGGTGGCTGCAG GTGTAGTCCCAAGCCCATTTGAATACAGTGATATAGTAACGACAACTACCCACAAGACGTTACGCGGTCCTCGCGCAGGTGTTATCTTCTTCCGAAAGGGAGTGAGATCTGTAAACGCTAAGGGGGAGAAGATAATGTACGACTTGGAGAACAAAATCAACCAGGCAGTGTTCCCCGGCTTGCAGGGCGGTCCGCATAACCATGCTATTGCTGCGATCGCTACTGCTATGAAACAGGCTACTTTGCCCGAGTTTGTGGACTATCAACGACAG GTGATAAAGAACGCTCAGCGGTTGTGCGAAGGTCTAAAATCGCGCGGCTACGCCATCGCGACCGGCGGTACGGACGTGCATTTAATACTCGTGGATGTCCGCAACGCGGGCCTCAGCGGAGCGCGCGCCGAGCGCATACTGGAACTATGCAGTATCGCGTGCAACAAGAACACCGTGCCTGGAGACAAGAGCGCTCTCAATCCCAGTGGCATCCGATTAG GTACACCAGCATTAACTTCAAGAGGCTTAAAGGAGGCTGACTTTGATAGAGTAGTAGATTACATTGACAAAGCCCTGAAACTTGCTCAAGAAATCACCAAGATATCCGGACCCAAATTGGTAGACTTCAACAAACTTATTGCAGAAAATGCAGATATCAAGGCCAAAATCAACAGTCTCAAGGAAGAAATTGAAAACTACAGCCGATCTTTCACTCTGCCTGgctatgaaaaatattaa
- the LOC123871986 gene encoding serine hydroxymethyltransferase isoform X2: MSNAVLNGNLWDTDPELYEIIKKEKQRQASGLEMIASENFTSIPVLQCLSSCLHNKYSEGMPHQRYYGGNEFIDEVEILAQQRSLEAYRLKAEDWGVNVQPYSGSPANFAVYTAVVEPHGRIMGLDLPDGGHLTHGFFTATKKISATSIFFESMPYKVDPQTGLIDYDKLAETARLFKPRLIIAGMSCYSRCLDYKRFRQIADENGAMLLADMAHISGLVAAGVVPSPFEYSDIVTTTTHKTLRGPRAGVIFFRKGVRSVNAKGEKIMYDLENKINQAVFPGLQGGPHNHAIAAIATAMKQATLPEFVDYQRQVIKNAQRLCEGLKSRGYAIATGGTDVHLILVDVRNAGLSGARAERILELCSIACNKNTVPGDKSALNPSGIRLGTPALTSRGLKEADFDRVVDYIDKALKLAQEITKISGPKLVDFNKLIAENADIKAKINSLKEEIENYSRSFTLPGYEKY; this comes from the exons ATGAGTAACGCAGTATTAAATGGAAACTTATGGGACACTGATCCCGAATTATATGAAATAATTAAGAAAGAGAAGCAACGGCAAGCGAGTGGTCTGGAGATGATTGCCTCTGAGAACTTTACATCTATACCAGTTCTCCAGTGCCTTAGCTCATGCTTGCACAATAAATACTCTGAGGGTATGCCACATCAAAG ATATTATGGAGGCAATGAATTTATTGATGAAGTAGAAATATTGGCACAGCAGAGATCACTAGAGGCATACAGACTCAAAGCTGAAGATTGGGGAGTTAATGTCCAGCCATATTCAG GTTCTCCAGCCAATTTCGCAGTGTACACAGCAGTTGTGGAGCCCCACGGTCGCATCATGGGCTTGGACCTGCCTGATGGGGGGCATCTTACACATGGATTCTTCACAGCCACTAAGAAGATATCTGCCACTTCTATCTTCTTTGAGAGTATGCCATACAAG GTGGATCCCCAAACAGGTCTCATAGATTATGACAAGCTAGCAGAAACGGCACGGCTATTTAAGCCGCGTTTAATCATCGCTGGCATGAGCTGCTATTCACGCTGTCTGGACTACAAACGCTTCAGACAGATCGCGGATGAGAACGGAGCTATGTTGTTGGCAGATATGGCGCACATCTCTGGACTGGTGGCTGCAG GTGTAGTCCCAAGCCCATTTGAATACAGTGATATAGTAACGACAACTACCCACAAGACGTTACGCGGTCCTCGCGCAGGTGTTATCTTCTTCCGAAAGGGAGTGAGATCTGTAAACGCTAAGGGGGAGAAGATAATGTACGACTTGGAGAACAAAATCAACCAGGCAGTGTTCCCCGGCTTGCAGGGCGGTCCGCATAACCATGCTATTGCTGCGATCGCTACTGCTATGAAACAGGCTACTTTGCCCGAGTTTGTGGACTATCAACGACAG GTGATAAAGAACGCTCAGCGGTTGTGCGAAGGTCTAAAATCGCGCGGCTACGCCATCGCGACCGGCGGTACGGACGTGCATTTAATACTCGTGGATGTCCGCAACGCGGGCCTCAGCGGAGCGCGCGCCGAGCGCATACTGGAACTATGCAGTATCGCGTGCAACAAGAACACCGTGCCTGGAGACAAGAGCGCTCTCAATCCCAGTGGCATCCGATTAG GTACACCAGCATTAACTTCAAGAGGCTTAAAGGAGGCTGACTTTGATAGAGTAGTAGATTACATTGACAAAGCCCTGAAACTTGCTCAAGAAATCACCAAGATATCCGGACCCAAATTGGTAGACTTCAACAAACTTATTGCAGAAAATGCAGATATCAAGGCCAAAATCAACAGTCTCAAGGAAGAAATTGAAAACTACAGCCGATCTTTCACTCTGCCTGgctatgaaaaatattaa